The nucleotide sequence ATCGCCGTGCAGCCGGAGGCCAGCAGGTCCCTGGTCTGCTCCGGGTCCGGCGCGAGGTGCAGGTAGGTGAACAGCAACTGGCCCTCGCGTAGCATCTTTCGCTCCCCCGGTTGCGGCTCTTTGACCTTCACGATCATGTCGGCCTTGGCGAACACATCCGCTGCACTGCCGATGATTTCCGCCCCTGCCGCGACGTAGTCGTCATCCGTGAAGCCGGACCCTGCGCCGGCCTGCGTCTCGATCAGGACCTTGTGGCCATGGGCCGTCGCCTCGCCCGCGGCATTTGGCGTCATGCCGACGCGAAATTCCTGCGGTTTGATTTCCTTGGGGCATCCGATGATCATTGGGGGGTTCTCCAGCGTGACATGTTTTGTTGACGGTAAGCCGGGGCGGACGGGATATTTGTGAAATGACATGCCCTTGTTTTCGCTAATATGACTAATTATTCGAATTTCAACCGACAAGTTCGAAGGAAACGTCATGTACAATGAGATCGACGAAACAGACGCCCGCATCCTGACCGTTTTGCAGAAGCGGGGCCGCATCTCTAACGCCGATCTGGCGGAGAAGGTGAACCTGTCCGCCTCCGCCTGCCACCGTCGGGTCGCTCGGCTGGAGCGGGAGAAGATTATCCGCGACTATGTGGCGCTATTGGACCCGCGCAAGGTGGACCGCCCGACGACCGTGTTTGTGGAGATCACGCTGAGCGGGCAGGCCGACGAGGTGCTGGACGCGTTCGAGCGCGAAGTTGCCCGCGTGCCGGAGGTGCTGGAATGCCACC is from uncultured Litoreibacter sp. and encodes:
- a CDS encoding Lrp/AsnC family transcriptional regulator yields the protein MYNEIDETDARILTVLQKRGRISNADLAEKVNLSASACHRRVARLEREKIIRDYVALLDPRKVDRPTTVFVEITLSGQADEVLDAFEREVARVPEVLECHLMAGSADYLLKVVAADTEDFARIHRRSLARLPGVAQMQSSFALRTVFKTTALPI